One Micromonospora eburnea genomic region harbors:
- a CDS encoding HAMP domain-containing protein, with amino-acid sequence MTTARQSVAADSSASDHEVLLGELVEALCRVRRGDLKVRLPRRAGLAGEVADAFNDVVSLQERQHLDLRRISRIVGRDGRLTERLDDEGLDGSWAEGQRAINSLIDDLGRPATEIARVIVAVADGDLSQHMALEIDGRPLRGEYLRIGRTVNTMVDQLSSFSNEVTRVAREVGTEGKLGGQADVRGVAGTWKDLTDSVNTMASNLTYQVRSISQVAAAVAKGDLSQKITVSAMGEVAELAHTFNSLTDTLRLFAEQVTRVAREVGTEGNLGGQAEVPNVAGTWKDLTDSVNSMASNLTAQVRNIAQVSTAVARGDLSQKITVAAQGEILELKDTVNTMVDQLSSFADEVTRVAREVGIEGKLGGQAQVRGVSGTWRDLTENVNQLAGNLTSQVRNISQVSTAVAKGDLSQKITVDAQGEVLELKNTVNTMVDQLSSFADEVTRVAREVGTEGKLGGQAQVKGVSGTWRDLTDNVNSMASNLTSQVRNIASVTTAVAKGDLSQKITVDARGEILELKSTVNTMVDQLSSFADEVTRVAREVGTEGKLGGQAQVRGVAGTWRDLTDNVNSMASNLTSQVRNIAQVSTAVAKGDLSQKITVDAQGEILELKNTVNTMVDQLSSFADEVTRVAREVGTEGKLGGQAQVKGVSGTWRDLTDNVNSMASNLTSQVRNIASVTTAVAKGDLSQKITVDAQGEILELKNTVNTMVDQLSSFADEVTRVAREVGTEGKLGGQAQVKGVSGTWRDLTENVNQLASTLTTQLRAIAQVSTSVTRGDLTQRIAVKAQGEVAELKDNINQMIVTLLETTKKNAEQGWLDSNLARIGGLLQGQRDLGEVCRMIMMEVTPLVDAQLGAFFLVDSSEGSMRLRLTASYGYVARGHDVTFGPGEGLVGQAALSRRTIRVNTQPDGRLVLRSGLAETPPADLVVLPVLFEGELLGVIEFAGVTTFSELHLSFLERLVGTIGIAVNTIQANRRTEELLAQSQRLAHELQAQSAELQRTNAELEDKAKLLSEQKANIETQNREIELARLGLEDKAQQLTRASAYKSEFLANMSHELRTPLNSLLLLARLLAENPDQNLTPKQTEFARTIHSAGSDLLSLIDDILDLSKIEAGRMDVEPTEVRFSEIRGYVEQAFAPQAEEKGLDFQVRISKDLPPALVTDAQRLQQILRNLLSNAVKFTDNGAVTLRIAPAAENAVFDVPALTNARRVIAFTVIDTGIGVSDDKLSLIFEAFQQADGTTSRRYGGTGLGLSISRDLARLLGGTITVSSAPGQGSTFTLFVPDVLAPDAVVAPATPSPSRAGLPSSLLMPMELPQPQETPATRRLEGVTVLIVDDDVRNVFALTSALELHGMTVLYSDNGADGVRQLAEHPEVDIVLMDAMMPDQDGYETTRQIRRNHRFTDLPIVFLTAKAMPGDRESAITAGGSDYITKPVDLDELIELMASWIGRSRGEEIS; translated from the coding sequence ATGACCACGGCGAGACAGTCGGTAGCCGCGGATTCGTCCGCTTCCGATCACGAGGTGCTCCTCGGCGAACTGGTGGAGGCGTTGTGTCGGGTGCGACGCGGCGACCTCAAGGTCCGGTTGCCCCGGCGGGCCGGCCTGGCCGGCGAGGTGGCCGACGCCTTCAACGACGTGGTGTCGCTCCAGGAGCGGCAGCACCTGGACCTGCGCCGGATCAGCCGGATCGTCGGCCGGGACGGCCGGCTCACCGAACGCCTCGACGACGAGGGCCTGGACGGCTCGTGGGCGGAGGGGCAGCGGGCGATCAACTCGCTGATCGACGACCTGGGCCGGCCGGCCACCGAGATCGCTCGGGTGATCGTGGCGGTGGCCGACGGCGACCTGTCCCAGCACATGGCGCTGGAGATCGACGGCCGCCCGTTGCGTGGTGAGTACCTGCGCATCGGCCGCACCGTCAACACCATGGTCGACCAGCTCTCGTCCTTCTCCAACGAGGTGACCCGGGTGGCCCGCGAGGTGGGCACCGAGGGCAAGCTCGGTGGCCAGGCCGACGTACGCGGGGTCGCCGGCACCTGGAAGGACCTCACCGACTCGGTGAACACCATGGCGTCGAACCTGACGTACCAGGTGCGGTCGATCTCGCAGGTGGCCGCGGCGGTGGCGAAGGGTGACCTGTCCCAGAAGATCACCGTGTCGGCCATGGGCGAGGTGGCCGAGCTGGCGCACACCTTCAATTCGCTCACCGACACCCTGCGGCTCTTCGCCGAGCAGGTGACCCGGGTGGCCCGCGAGGTGGGCACCGAGGGCAACCTGGGCGGCCAGGCGGAGGTGCCGAACGTCGCCGGCACGTGGAAGGACCTGACCGACAGCGTCAACTCGATGGCGTCGAACCTGACGGCGCAGGTACGCAACATCGCCCAGGTCTCCACCGCGGTGGCCCGGGGCGACCTCTCCCAGAAGATCACGGTGGCCGCCCAGGGCGAGATCCTGGAGCTGAAGGACACCGTGAACACGATGGTGGATCAGCTGTCGTCGTTCGCGGACGAGGTGACCCGGGTGGCCCGTGAGGTGGGCATCGAGGGGAAGTTGGGCGGCCAGGCCCAGGTACGCGGCGTCTCCGGCACCTGGCGCGATCTCACCGAGAACGTCAACCAGCTCGCCGGCAACCTGACCAGCCAGGTGCGGAACATCTCGCAGGTCTCGACGGCGGTGGCGAAGGGTGACCTGTCGCAGAAGATCACGGTGGACGCCCAGGGCGAGGTCCTGGAGCTGAAGAACACCGTGAACACGATGGTGGATCAGCTCTCGTCGTTCGCGGACGAGGTGACCCGGGTGGCCCGTGAGGTGGGCACCGAGGGGAAGTTGGGTGGTCAGGCGCAGGTCAAGGGGGTCTCCGGCACCTGGCGGGACCTGACCGACAACGTGAACTCGATGGCGTCGAACCTGACGTCGCAGGTGCGCAACATCGCCTCGGTGACCACCGCCGTGGCCAAGGGTGACCTGTCGCAGAAGATCACCGTCGACGCCCGGGGCGAGATCCTGGAGCTGAAGTCCACGGTCAACACGATGGTGGATCAGCTCTCGTCGTTCGCGGACGAGGTGACCCGGGTGGCCCGTGAGGTGGGTACCGAGGGCAAGCTCGGTGGCCAGGCCCAGGTACGCGGGGTCGCCGGCACCTGGCGGGACCTGACCGACAACGTGAACTCGATGGCGTCGAACCTGACCAGCCAGGTGCGCAATATCGCCCAGGTCTCGACGGCGGTGGCGAAGGGTGACCTGTCGCAGAAGATCACGGTGGACGCCCAGGGGGAGATTCTGGAGCTGAAGAACACCGTGAACACGATGGTGGATCAGCTCTCGTCGTTCGCGGACGAGGTGACCCGGGTGGCCCGTGAGGTGGGCACCGAGGGGAAGTTGGGTGGTCAGGCGCAGGTCAAGGGGGTCTCCGGCACCTGGCGGGACCTGACCGACAACGTGAACTCGATGGCGTCGAACCTGACGTCGCAGGTGCGCAACATCGCCTCGGTGACCACCGCCGTCGCCAAGGGCGACCTGTCGCAGAAGATCACCGTCGACGCCCAGGGCGAGATCCTGGAGCTGAAGAACACCGTGAACACGATGGTGGATCAGCTCTCGTCGTTCGCGGACGAGGTGACCCGGGTGGCCCGTGAGGTGGGTACCGAGGGGAAGTTGGGTGGCCAGGCGCAGGTCAAGGGGGTCAGCGGCACCTGGCGGGACCTGACCGAGAACGTGAACCAGCTCGCCTCGACGCTCACCACCCAGCTCCGGGCGATCGCCCAGGTCTCCACCTCGGTGACCCGGGGCGACCTGACCCAGCGGATCGCCGTCAAGGCACAGGGCGAGGTCGCCGAGCTGAAGGACAACATCAACCAGATGATCGTCACGCTCCTGGAGACGACCAAGAAGAACGCCGAGCAGGGCTGGTTGGACTCCAACCTGGCGCGGATCGGCGGGCTGCTTCAGGGCCAGCGGGACCTCGGCGAGGTCTGCCGCATGATCATGATGGAGGTAACCCCGCTGGTCGACGCGCAGCTCGGCGCGTTCTTCCTGGTGGACAGCTCCGAGGGGAGTATGCGACTGCGGCTCACCGCCTCGTACGGGTACGTGGCGCGGGGGCATGACGTCACCTTCGGGCCGGGCGAGGGGCTGGTCGGGCAGGCCGCCCTGTCCCGGCGGACCATCCGGGTCAACACCCAGCCCGACGGGCGTCTGGTGTTGCGCTCCGGCCTCGCCGAGACGCCCCCGGCCGACCTGGTGGTGCTGCCCGTGCTGTTCGAGGGCGAGCTGCTCGGCGTGATCGAGTTCGCCGGCGTGACCACCTTCTCCGAGTTGCACCTGTCGTTTCTGGAGCGGCTGGTCGGCACGATCGGCATCGCGGTCAACACCATCCAGGCCAACCGGCGTACGGAGGAGCTGCTGGCCCAGTCACAGCGGCTGGCGCACGAGTTGCAGGCGCAGTCGGCGGAACTCCAGCGCACCAACGCCGAGCTGGAGGACAAGGCCAAGCTGCTGTCGGAGCAGAAGGCCAACATCGAGACCCAGAACCGGGAGATAGAACTGGCCCGGCTCGGCCTGGAGGACAAGGCGCAGCAGCTCACCCGGGCCTCGGCGTACAAGTCGGAGTTCCTGGCGAACATGAGCCACGAGCTGCGTACGCCGCTGAACTCGCTGTTGCTGCTGGCCCGGCTGCTCGCGGAGAACCCGGACCAGAACCTCACGCCGAAGCAGACCGAGTTCGCCCGCACGATCCACAGCGCGGGGTCGGACCTGCTCTCCCTGATCGACGACATCCTCGACCTGTCCAAGATCGAGGCAGGCCGGATGGACGTGGAGCCGACCGAGGTCCGGTTCTCGGAGATCCGCGGCTATGTCGAGCAGGCGTTCGCGCCGCAGGCGGAGGAGAAGGGCCTCGACTTCCAGGTACGGATCAGCAAGGACCTGCCGCCGGCGCTGGTCACCGATGCCCAGCGGTTGCAGCAGATCCTGCGTAACCTGCTCTCCAACGCGGTGAAGTTCACCGACAACGGTGCGGTGACGCTGCGTATCGCGCCGGCCGCCGAGAACGCGGTCTTCGACGTGCCGGCGTTGACCAACGCCCGGCGGGTCATCGCGTTCACGGTGATCGACACCGGCATCGGCGTCTCGGACGACAAGCTGTCGCTGATCTTCGAGGCGTTCCAGCAGGCCGACGGCACGACCAGCCGGCGGTACGGCGGCACCGGGCTGGGCCTGTCGATCAGCCGGGACCTGGCCCGCCTGCTCGGCGGCACGATCACCGTGTCGTCGGCGCCCGGGCAGGGCTCCACCTTCACTCTCTTCGTACCGGACGTGCTGGCACCGGACGCGGTGGTGGCGCCGGCGACGCCCTCGCCGAGCCGCGCGGGCCTGCCGTCGTCGCTGCTCATGCCGATGGAGCTGCCCCAGCCGCAGGAGACTCCGGCGACCCGTCGGCTGGAGGGCGTGACGGTCCTGATCGTCGATGACGACGTCCGCAACGTCTTCGCGCTCACCTCAGCGTTGGAACTACATGGGATGACCGTGTTGTACTCGGACAACGGGGCGGACGGCGTCCGCCAGCTCGCCGAGCATCCGGAGGTGGACATCGTGCTGATGGACGCGATGATGCCGGACCAGGACGGGTACGAGACGACCCGGCAGATCCGCCGTAACCATCGCTTCACCGACCTCCCGATCGTCTTCCTGACCGCGAAGGCGATGCCCGGTGACCGGGAGTCGGCGATCACGGCCGGCGGCAGCGACTACATCACCAAGCCGGTGGACCTGGACGAGCTGATCGAATTGATGGCGTCCTGGATCGGCCGAAGCCGAGGCGAGGAGATCTCGTGA
- a CDS encoding ABC transporter ATP-binding protein, with the protein METPIEVSGLVKNFGRTRALDGLDLTVRAGEVHGFLGPNGAGKSTTIRVLLGLLRADAGTVRLLGGDPWRDAVALHRRLAYVPGDVTLWPALTGGEVIDLLGRMRGGLDPKRRAELLESFELDPRKRGRAYSKGNRQKVGLVAALASDVELLILDEPTSGLDPLMEEVFQHWVRRAKQDGRTVLLSSHILAEVEALCDRVTIIRNGVAVESGTLDELRHLQRTSIEAEIVAPLDGLADLPGVHNLRVDGNRVRFDVDAAALETALRRLTDLGVRSLVSQPPTLEQLFLRHYGSTPAEVPA; encoded by the coding sequence ATGGAAACCCCCATTGAGGTGTCCGGCCTGGTGAAGAACTTCGGCCGGACCCGGGCACTCGACGGACTCGACCTCACCGTCCGCGCCGGGGAGGTGCACGGCTTCCTGGGCCCCAACGGCGCCGGCAAATCGACCACCATCCGGGTGCTGCTCGGTCTGCTGCGGGCCGACGCGGGAACCGTCCGGCTGCTCGGCGGCGACCCGTGGCGCGACGCCGTCGCCCTGCACCGCCGCCTCGCGTACGTCCCCGGCGACGTCACCCTCTGGCCGGCCCTCACCGGTGGCGAGGTGATCGACCTGCTCGGCCGGATGCGCGGCGGGCTCGACCCGAAGCGCCGCGCCGAGCTCCTGGAGTCCTTCGAGCTGGACCCGCGCAAGCGGGGTCGGGCCTACTCGAAGGGCAACCGGCAGAAGGTCGGCCTGGTCGCCGCGCTCGCCTCCGACGTCGAACTGCTGATCCTCGACGAGCCGACCTCGGGGCTGGACCCGCTGATGGAGGAGGTCTTCCAGCACTGGGTGCGCCGGGCCAAGCAGGACGGCCGCACCGTACTGCTCTCCAGCCACATCCTGGCCGAGGTGGAGGCGCTCTGCGACCGGGTGACGATCATCCGCAACGGCGTCGCCGTCGAGTCCGGCACCCTCGACGAACTGCGCCACCTCCAGCGCACCTCGATCGAGGCCGAGATCGTCGCCCCGCTGGACGGGCTGGCCGACCTGCCCGGCGTGCACAACCTGCGGGTGGACGGCAACCGGGTGCGCTTCGACGTGGACGCCGCCGCGCTGGAGACCGCGCTGCGCCGGCTCACCGACCTGGGCGTACGCAGCCTGGTCAGCCAGCCGCCGACGCTGGAGCAGCTCTTCCTGCGCCACTACGGGTCGACGCCCGCCGAGGTGCCGGCATGA
- a CDS encoding response regulator codes for MTQMAKALLVDDRRENLMALEAILQGLPVQSVAVESGEAALKQLLVDDFAVILLDAQMPDMDGFETATHIKRRERTRHVPIIFLTAADRDAQLALRGYAVGAVDYLTKPFDPWVLRAKVSVFVELWVKTRRLAAQSDLVRERETQWRALTDAVDEATALLRADDGPESRDRAVDLLEQARWGNPA; via the coding sequence GTGACCCAGATGGCCAAGGCGCTGCTGGTGGACGACCGGCGGGAGAACCTCATGGCCCTGGAGGCGATCCTCCAGGGGCTTCCGGTGCAGTCGGTCGCCGTGGAGAGCGGCGAGGCGGCGTTGAAGCAGCTCCTGGTCGACGACTTCGCGGTGATCCTCCTCGACGCCCAGATGCCCGACATGGACGGCTTCGAGACGGCCACCCACATCAAGCGGCGGGAGCGGACCCGGCACGTACCGATCATCTTCCTCACCGCAGCGGACCGGGACGCCCAGCTCGCGCTGCGCGGCTACGCGGTCGGCGCGGTCGACTACCTGACCAAGCCGTTCGACCCGTGGGTGCTGCGTGCCAAGGTGTCGGTCTTCGTGGAGCTGTGGGTGAAGACCCGCCGGCTCGCCGCCCAGTCGGACCTGGTGCGGGAGCGGGAAACCCAGTGGCGGGCGCTGACCGACGCGGTGGACGAGGCGACGGCACTGCTGCGCGCCGACGACGGCCCGGAGTCCCGGGACCGCGCGGTGGACCTCCTGGAGCAGGCCCGCTGGGGCAACCCGGCCTGA
- a CDS encoding GbsR/MarR family transcriptional regulator, whose product MPDERRPDRNEEEVHLFVERMAMAFADVGFPRMAGRVLFTVMSADEPLTAAEIGERLGVSAAAVSGAVRYLTQFAMLVREPVKGSRRDRYRVPDNPWYEATITKTGLYKNFIDIANGGVEALLGRDTPAGERVSEMRDFFLFVQEEIDGLGERWRARRAATGHGGWAG is encoded by the coding sequence ATGCCTGACGAGCGCCGCCCGGACCGGAACGAGGAGGAGGTCCACCTCTTCGTCGAACGGATGGCGATGGCCTTCGCGGACGTCGGCTTTCCCCGGATGGCCGGCCGGGTGCTCTTCACCGTGATGAGCGCGGACGAGCCGCTCACCGCCGCCGAGATCGGCGAGCGGCTCGGGGTCAGCGCGGCCGCCGTCTCCGGCGCGGTCCGCTACCTGACCCAGTTCGCCATGCTGGTGCGCGAGCCGGTCAAGGGCTCCCGGCGGGACCGCTACCGGGTGCCGGACAACCCCTGGTACGAAGCCACCATCACCAAGACCGGCCTGTACAAGAACTTCATCGACATCGCCAACGGCGGCGTGGAGGCGCTGCTCGGGCGGGACACCCCGGCCGGCGAGCGGGTGTCCGAGATGCGGGACTTCTTCCTCTTCGTACAGGAGGAGATCGACGGACTCGGCGAGCGGTGGCGGGCCCGCCGGGCCGCGACCGGGCACGGCGGCTGGGCCGGCTGA